The Tenuifilum thalassicum genome includes the window ACTGCAGTTAATATAAGACACTTCCATTTGTGTTAAAATCACTAAAGCCATGTTGGTAAAGACCTATGGGAGCGCTGTTCATGGTATAAAAGCCACAACCATAACCATTGAGGTTAGTGTTGGGCAAGGGGTTAACTTTTTTCTTGTTGGCTTACCCGACAATGCCGTAAAGGAGAGCCAGCAACGCATTATGTCGGCTTTGGAAACCAACGGGTACAAGTTCCCCAAAAAGCGCATAGTAATTAACATGGCGCCTGCCGATATCCGGAAGGAGGGATCGGCATACGATTTACCACTGGCCATAGGGATAATGGCTGCATCAGAACAGATTTCATCCGATAACTTGAATGAGTACGTAATAATGGGTGAGCTATCGCTCGATGGCTCAATTCAACCCATAAAAGGTGTACTTCCCATTGCCATTCAGGCACGCGAAGAGGGTTTTAAGGGCTTCTTTGTTCCCAAGCAAAATGCTCGTGAGGCAGCAGTGGTAAATAACTTGGATGTATATGGGGTAGAGCATATTAAGGAGGTGATCGATTTTTTTAATGGGAATAGCACCCTGGAGCCAACTGTAGTGAATACTCGTGAAGAGTTTTTTGCCCATGCCAATAGCTATGATGTTGACTTTGCAGATGTTAAAGGCCAAGAAAATGTAAAGCGAGCTTTGGAGGTTGCAGCAGCAGGTGGCCACAATATCATTATGATAGGACCACCAGGTGCAGGGAAAACCATGCTAGCTAAGCGATTACCAACAATAATCCCCCCACTTACTTTACGTGAAGCACTCGAAACCACCAAAATACATTCTGTAGCAGGTAAAATTGATAGGAATACCTCGCTGATGACTCGTAGACCGTTCCGTAGTCCCCATCATACAATATCGGATGTGGCACTTGTTGGGGGTGGGCAATATCCTCAACCAGGTGAAATTTCTCTCGCCCATAATGGTGTTCTTTTCCTTGATGAATTGCCAGAGTTTAAAAGAACTGTACTTGAAGTAATGCGACAGCCATTAGAGGATAGGGTCATCACCATTTCTCGGGCTAAATTTACCGTTGAGTATCCAGCCAGTTTTATGTTGGTTGCTTCCATGAATCCATGTCCATGTGGTTATTACAACCACCCAGAAAAGGAGTGCGTTTGCTCGCCAGGTGTTGTACAAAAGTATCTAAACCGCATTTCTGGCCCACTCCTCGATCGCATAGATATACATGTGGAGGTTATTCCTGTTCCTTTTGAAAAGCTATCGGCTGCTCCTCCTGCTGAAAGTAGTGCTCAAATAAGGGAACGTGTGGTTAAAGCCCGCCAGATTCAGGAAGAACGTTTCGTTCCCTGGGCTGAGGTGCATTGTAATGCACAAATGTCATCGAAACTTATCCGAGAATTCTGTAAACTCGATGAGGCTGGTTCTGCCATTCTGAAAACTGCCATGGAAAGGCTTAACCTTTCGGCGCGAGCATACGATAGGATTCTTAAGGTATCACGTACAATAGCAGATTTGGAGGGATCAGAAAGAATAATGCCCCAGCATGTTGCTGAGGCAATTCAGTATCGTAGTCTCGATAGGGAAAATTGGGCAGGTTAATGCCTTATCCGTTCAAATCCTCTCCCGTAAACTCCTGTTACAGTTGCAACAGAGATAAATGCTTCAGGATCAATCTCTTTTATGATTTTATACACCTCGCTTACCTCATGTTTACGAACAAGTGATATTAATACCTTTTGCGGTTCCTTGCTATACCAACCCATGCCGTCAACAACTGTAACGCCACGGTTAACCTCGGTAGTAATTCTATCGGCAATGGCCTGATAGTGTTTTGAAAAAACAAAAACCTGAACCGATTGTTTTGTTCCTGATAGGACAGCATCGAGCGAGTATGCTGTAATAGCCATTGCAACATAGCCATAAACAATGGTTTCAATACGCTTTGCTGGGTCAAGATCTAGTAATACTAGGAAGGAGGAGCCAATGATAAAAACATCGCAAAGCATAATTATTCTGCCAGGGCTAATATTGCGATACTTGTTTATTATCATGGCAATAATATCGGTTCCGCCTGTGCTACCACCTTGCGAGAATACTATCCCTAGCCCAACTCCCGATAGTGCACCACCAATAATGGTAGACATGAATTTATCGTCAACAACGGGAGCTTTTATTAGCATTTGAAGTGCTGATAGAAGAATTGAGCCAACAGCAACACCAAAAATTGTTTTAACACCAAAGTTGGCTCCCAGCATCTTTATTGCAATTAGAATCAATGCAATATTGATAAGGAAGTAGGTGTAACCCATTGGGATACCACTTGCGTAGTAAATTAAAGCACCAATACCAGAAACCCCACCCCCTGTGATCTTATGAGGGATTAGAAATGCAGTCCACGACAGCGCATAAAGTAACAGTCCGAACACTATTATAGAATAGGAACGGACTGTTTTTAAAATTTGGGTTGATGTCATACTTTGACTAGAAAATTTAATCTTTTGAAGAATCCTCTTCCTTATCCTTACGAGGTTCGTTCTCCTTACGACGTCGGATTGAGCGAGCATAAGAGTTCAGTAAATAGCTAACCTCATTTAGGTTATTCTCCAGCTCTTCGGCTTGAAATGAATCTAAAAGATTCAAATCGGTAGCAAGAGTGATGTAATACCTGCACTCTTCTAGTGCTTCTTGGGCTGTAGTCAAGAATAGCAATTTTTCATCGCGGTCTTTCTTCTTGTACCCACCCACAATGTTAGTTGCAATAGCAGTAGCGCTCTCGCAAAGCATATCGCCCACAAGCGCTTGGTAATCTTCAGGAAAAATTTTTACCTGCTGGTAGATGTTAAGTACAAATGCATGGGCTTTTTGCCATACTACCAAATCCTTGAACGATTTGGTTTTGCTATCCGATTTCTCCATAACGAACTGTTTTTAGAAACGTTTAAAAGTATTTAGATGATTTATAAGGGTTTACTAAAGATACACAAATTTAGTCAAATTAAAAAATCAATCTATTTAACAACTATATTTACAATTTTGTTTGGCACAACAATTACTTTAACCGGTTTCTTATCGCCCAAATATTTCTTGGTATTTTCATCTGCTAAAACCAGCTCCTCAACCTCATTGGGTTTAAGGTTAATCGGCAGCTCAAGGGTAAATCGAGTTTTTCCATTAAAGGAGATAGGACAGGTAAAGGTTGATTCTTTAATGTATTTCTCGTTAAACTCAGGCCATGATGCAACGGTTACAGAATTTTCATGCCCAAGCTGATGCCAGAGCTCTTCGGCAATATGTGGTGCATAGGGAGCAATAAGAACGGTTAGGGGTTCTAGTATTGCTCGTTTGTTGCACTTTAAGTCCGTTAGTTCATTTACACATATCATGAATGCTGAAACTCCGGTGTTAAAACTGAATTTCTCAATGTCTTCCGTGACCTTTTTAATGGTTTTATGAAGCACTTTAAGTTCTTTGTCGCTTGGTTCATCATTTGAAACCTCGAATTCATTATTCGAGTTATGGAAAAGTCTCCAGAATTTTCTTAAAAACTTGTGTACCCCATCAATACCATTGGTATCCCAGGGTTTACTTTGCTCAATTGGACCCAAAAACATTTCATATATACGAAGTGTATCGGCGCCATAGTTTTCAACAATGGTATCGGGATTCACCACATTCCACATGCTTTTGCTCATCTTCTCTATAGCCCAGCCACATACGTATTTGCCATCTTCAAGGATAAACTCAGCATTTTCAAATTCGGGACGCCATTTACGGAATGCGTCAATATCTAATATATCGTTACTAACAATGTTTACATCAACATGTATAGGGGTAACATCGTAATTGTCCTTAAGGTTGTAGGAAACAAATGTGTTTGTTCCTTTAATACGATAAACAAAGTTCGACCTACCTTGAATCATTCCTTGGTTTATAAGCTTTTTGAAAGGCTCATTCTTGCAAACATAGCCAAGGTCGTATAGGAACTTGTTCCAGTAACGTGAGTAAATTAGATGTCCCACAGCATGCTCAGTTCCTCCGATGTAAAGGTCTACGTTCTCCCAATACTGATTTGCCTCGGGCGAAACCAGTGCATTGTCGTTATGAGGGTCCATATATCGGAGGTAGTATGCCGATGAACCTGCAAAACCTGGCATGGTGCTTAGCTCATAGGGATATCCTTCGGGTGTATGCCAATTCTTAGCGCGGCCAAGAGGTGGCTCTCCCTTTTCGGTTGGTAGGTAAGCATCCACTTCGGGAAGTTCAAGGGGTAGCTTATCCTCATCAAGTGGATAGGGAATACCATCCTTGTAATAAATTGGGAAAGGTTCTCCCCAGTAGCGTTGGCGGCTAAAAATTGCATCGCGAAGGCGATAGTTAATTTTTCGCTTACCGAGTCCTCGCGATTCAATAACCTCGCATATCTTAGAAATGGCCTCTTTTACCTCTAATCCGTTTATTAACGGGCTATTGATAACCACACCCTCTTTTGAGTCGTACGATTCGGTCCATGAATCGGGGTTGGTTGGCTGTTCACCTGGGCGAATTACTGTTTGGATTATGGGTAAGCCAAATGTTTTAGCAAAGGCAAAGTCGCGGCTATCGTGTGCAGGAACAGCCATAATGGCTCCAGTGCCGTACCCGGCCAAAACATACTCGCTAACCCAAATGGGAATGCGCTCGTTAGTAAATGGGTTAATGGCGTAGCTGCCAGTGAATTGTCCTGTCACCTTCCGTGCTTCGGCCATTCGTTCGCGTTCGGTTTTGCGCTTAACCTCCTGGCGGTATTGCTCCATCTTTTCGGCATACTCAGGAGTGGTTAGCTCATCAACCAGTTCGCTTTCTGGGGCAAGCACCATGAAGGTTGCTCCATATATGGTGTCGGGCCGTGTGGTAAAGATGAGTATCTTTCTTTCGCTGCCTTCAACACGGAACCAAACCTCAGCGCCTTCTGATTTACCTATCCAGTTGCGCTGAATCTCCTTTAACGAATCAGTCCAGTCAAGTTCTTCCAAATCATTCAGTAGGCGCTCGGCATAAGCCGAAATACGGAGGCACCATTGACGCATTTTGCGTTGCTCAACAGGATGGCCACCGCGAATTGATACACCCTCCTTTACCTCATCATTAGCCAGAACGGTTCCAAGTGCAGGGCACCAGTTAACCATAACATCGGCAAGATAAGCTAGGCGGTATGCAAGAAGCACCTCTTGCTGTTCCTTTTCGCTCATTGCCTTCCATTCTGCTGCAGTGAATTTTTTCACCTCGCTGCATGCAGCATCAACTTCTAGGTTGCCATTACGTTCAAATTCGGCAATGAGGTTTTCGATAGGCTCTGCTTTTTGGGTTTTGTTGTTATACCAGTGTTTGAACATTTTGATAAATGCCCACTGAGTCCACTTGTAGTATTTTGGGTCGCAAGTACGAAACTCGCGGTCCCAATCGTAGCTAAACCCAATTTTATCGAGCTGTTCGCGGTACCGTTTGATGTTTTTATCGGTGGTTATAGCAGGATGTTGACCTGTTTGTATGGCGTATTGCTCTGCTGGCAAACCAAAAGCATCGTACCCCATGGGGTGGAGCACGTTAAATCCATTCAACCTCTTGTATCTTGAATAAATATCCGATGCTATATAACCTAGTGGATGGCCAACATGAAGTCCTGCACCCGATGGGTATGGAAACATATCGAGCACATAGTACTTGGGCTTGTTTTTATCAATATCTACTTTATATGTCTTATTCTTGCGCCAGTAATCCTGCCACTTTTGCTCAATATCTTTAAAATTGTAATCCATAAAAACCTGATTTTGTTAAAGTTGATTTCAGTTTGCAAAGATAGAAAAAAGAGGTTAAAACATGTGTTTTTTAGCGGTATAGATGTTTTGATTTTATTTCATTGCAATTCAAGTGAATTCTACCATGTTTGGTTAATTTTAAGTATGGTAATGCGCTGAACTTGATTACACGGTGTTCATATTTTTAAACACATCACCATAAACTACACTAAAAACATACACAGAACTAATCTTTTACGATAGCATTCTAATGCTTTATTCAATTTCCCAATCAAAACCATCCTTGCGGTCGCGAACAACAACTCCCAGCTTTGCAAGTTCATCGCGGATTTTATCGGATGTTGCAAAATCTTTTCGTTGCTTAGCTTCAAGGCGGATGTTGAGCAACATTTCGATTAGATTCCCTGTTAGCTCAGCATGTTTTGACCCTGCAGTTTGCTCATCAACCAATCCTAAAACATCAAAAATAATGGTTCTGAAAAATGTTTTTAGTTCGTTCAGGTCGTTCTCAGTGATAGACTCTTTGCCTTCGGCTAGCTGGTTAATAATTCTTACCCAATCGAACAGAGCTGCAATGGCTACAGGGCTATTTAAATCGTCGTTTAGGGCATTGTATACGCGAGTTTTTAGCTCATCAACCTTAACTGTTGAATTAGCAGCGGGCTTTACTCTATCTAGATTGCGGTTGGCAGCCATTAATCGTGATAATCCTTTATCGGCTGCCTGAAGGGCTTCGTTTGAGAAATCGAGGGTAGAACGATACTGAGCTTGAAGGATAAAGAAGCGTATGGTCATAGGGCTATAGGCTTGTTCCAAGAGCTTATGGGTGCCATTAAAAAGTTCCTCGAGCGTAATAAAGTTTCCCAATGATTTACCCATCTTTTGCCCGTTAATGGTAATCATATTGTTGTGCATCCAGTACCTTACCGATTGTTTTCCATTGGCAGCAACGCTTTGCGCTATTTCGCACTCGTGATGAGGGAAGAGCAAATCCATTCCACCGCCATGGATATCGAAGGGTTCACCCAGGTACTTGGTGCTCATTGCTGAGCATTCAAGATGCCAGCCAGGGAAACCATCGCTCCAAGGCGAAGGCCAACGCATGATATGTTGAGGGGTTGCTTTTTTCCAAAGGGCAAAATCAAAAGGATTTTGTTTTTCGTCCTGGCCATCAAGCCTACGGGTATTTGCCATTAAATCTTCAATATTTCTCCCAGAAAGTATACCGTATTTATGATCCTTGTTGTATTTGACCACATCAAAATAAATGGAACCGTTGCGTTCATAGGCATAACCATTTGCCAAAATCTTCTTAACAAGTTCAATCTGCTCAATAACATGTCCTGATGCACGGGGTTCGATGCTTGGAGGTAAAACATTAAGCATTTTCATGGCAGAGTGATACCTATCGGTATAGTGTTGAACCACCTCCATGGGTTCTAGCTCCTCGAGTCGAGCTTTTTTGGCTATCTTATCTTCTCCTTCGTCGGCATCATTTTCTAGGTGCCCAACATCAGTAATATTTCGAACATATCGCACCTTATAGCCTAGATGTTTTAAATAGCGAAATAGCAAATCAAAAGTGATAGCCGGACGAGCATGCCCTAAATGCGGGTCACCATAAACTGTTGGACCGCATACGTATAATCCAACGTGTGGAGGGTTTAATGGTTCAAAAACTTCTTTTTTGCGTGTTAGCGTATTGTAAATTAATAACTTATCCATGATATTAAATTGATTTAGCTGTGGGTAAACAATTATGAAAACAAAAAATAGCAGAAAGAGTTTGCCTTGTATTTAAAGGCAACATCGATGAAAGTGTTGAATGATATTTTCCCGTCTCATAATTTGCAAAAGTAGTGATTTTTACAAATTAAGATATGAATTTTTAAATAGAATTGATTAAGTTTTTTGTTTACTGAACAAGCCATAAAAGTATTGAAATTGTTTGTGAATCCATTTAGTATAAATCCAGTAATTGGGAACCTATTAGATTAAAATCGTGGCGAAAAGTTGTATGAATGATATTTCCAATTCACTCTCATTATTTTGAAAATTCTTCTTTTTATGTTAGGTTTGATAAAAATTTATCACCTATTTCGAATGAATCAGCTGGTTAGGTATATAATAATAGGTTTTGTTGTTGCGCTGATTGCCTTTTTGGTGTGGTATTTCTCATCAATAGTAGCATATATTTTAATCTCGGCTGTTCTTAGCCTAATGGGAAAACCCATTGTTGATTTTATATCGGGTTTAAAGATTAAAGGTTGGCACCCGCCAAGGTTTATAGGTGCTTTTGTGGCATTAGCAACAATTTGGTTGCTATTCATCGCTTTTTTTCGAGTAATGATTCCATTGGTGATAGCACAGTTTAATGAGTTGGGCTCAATTGATGTTCAAAGTCTTGTGGCTTCATTTAATGAACCCATTAACGCTATTCAGCATTTCATACAAGACTATCTACCCTCATCGGCTCAAGAATTCATTTTAAAAGATTTTCTTATTCAGAAGATTTCAGGGATATTCACCATATCTATGATTTCCGATGCATTTTCATCAACTGCTAATGTGCTTATTAATTTGCTAATTGCCCTTTTCTCAATTTCGTTCATTACTTTTTTCTTTTTAAAAGATGATACTCTGTTTTTTAAGAGCATCATTTTAATTTTTCCAGAACGTTTCGAAGGGCAGATTACCAGAGCGCTAACAAGTATTAATAAACTTTTACGTCGATATTTTATTGGAATAATCATTGAAAGTACAGGGATTTTAACTTTAATAACAATAGGCCTCAGCATTATAGGTGTAAAATTTCAAACGGCAATTGTGGTTGGCCTAATTGCAGGAATAATGAATGTAGTGCCATATGTTGGCCCACTTACAGGCACTGTTCTGGGAACATTAATAGTACTTGCCACTAAGCTGCATAGTGGATTTTCTTCCGATTTGTTAACCCTATCCATGCTAACTTTACTTGTATTTTTAACAACTCAGCTAATCGACAATATTGTATTTCAACCTACAATTTATGGAAATAGCGTAAAAGCTCATCCACTAGAGATTTTCATTGTGCTTCTTATTGCTGGTAGTGTTGCTGGAATTTTGGGAATGCTTCTTGCCATTCCTAGCTATACTGTTATTAGAGTTTTTGCAAAAGAGTTTTTTAATAATTTTAGGGTTGTTCAAAAATTAACCGAGAAGATTTAGCCTTGATTTTGATTTTAGTTTATCTTTACCTAAATAAACTTGTTTTACAATGTGTCGGAAAATATCACCATTAACATTTATACTAATTGCTCTATTTGCCTTACATTTAAATGGGCGTTCGCAAGGGTTTGAAGCCGATTCAGTTTTTACTTGGAAGTTAATTGAATCGCCAAATATTGGGAACCAATCTATAATTCAATTTTTTGCCAATTCTGCAATAACACCTACAGCATGGGATTTTGGTGATGGTGGAACATCTACATTAGAAAGTCCCATACATACTTTTAACTATACAAGTTGGACCGACAGCATTACCGTTACATTAAGTTTTACCATTAATGGTGAGAGCAGAGCC containing:
- a CDS encoding YifB family Mg chelatase-like AAA ATPase; the encoded protein is MLVKTYGSAVHGIKATTITIEVSVGQGVNFFLVGLPDNAVKESQQRIMSALETNGYKFPKKRIVINMAPADIRKEGSAYDLPLAIGIMAASEQISSDNLNEYVIMGELSLDGSIQPIKGVLPIAIQAREEGFKGFFVPKQNAREAAVVNNLDVYGVEHIKEVIDFFNGNSTLEPTVVNTREEFFAHANSYDVDFADVKGQENVKRALEVAAAGGHNIIMIGPPGAGKTMLAKRLPTIIPPLTLREALETTKIHSVAGKIDRNTSLMTRRPFRSPHHTISDVALVGGGQYPQPGEISLAHNGVLFLDELPEFKRTVLEVMRQPLEDRVITISRAKFTVEYPASFMLVASMNPCPCGYYNHPEKECVCSPGVVQKYLNRISGPLLDRIDIHVEVIPVPFEKLSAAPPAESSAQIRERVVKARQIQEERFVPWAEVHCNAQMSSKLIREFCKLDEAGSAILKTAMERLNLSARAYDRILKVSRTIADLEGSERIMPQHVAEAIQYRSLDRENWAG
- a CDS encoding YitT family protein — encoded protein: MTSTQILKTVRSYSIIVFGLLLYALSWTAFLIPHKITGGGVSGIGALIYYASGIPMGYTYFLINIALILIAIKMLGANFGVKTIFGVAVGSILLSALQMLIKAPVVDDKFMSTIIGGALSGVGLGIVFSQGGSTGGTDIIAMIINKYRNISPGRIIMLCDVFIIGSSFLVLLDLDPAKRIETIVYGYVAMAITAYSLDAVLSGTKQSVQVFVFSKHYQAIADRITTEVNRGVTVVDGMGWYSKEPQKVLISLVRKHEVSEVYKIIKEIDPEAFISVATVTGVYGRGFERIRH
- a CDS encoding AI-2E family transporter — encoded protein: MLGLIKIYHLFRMNQLVRYIIIGFVVALIAFLVWYFSSIVAYILISAVLSLMGKPIVDFISGLKIKGWHPPRFIGAFVALATIWLLFIAFFRVMIPLVIAQFNELGSIDVQSLVASFNEPINAIQHFIQDYLPSSAQEFILKDFLIQKISGIFTISMISDAFSSTANVLINLLIALFSISFITFFFLKDDTLFFKSIILIFPERFEGQITRALTSINKLLRRYFIGIIIESTGILTLITIGLSIIGVKFQTAIVVGLIAGIMNVVPYVGPLTGTVLGTLIVLATKLHSGFSSDLLTLSMLTLLVFLTTQLIDNIVFQPTIYGNSVKAHPLEIFIVLLIAGSVAGILGMLLAIPSYTVIRVFAKEFFNNFRVVQKLTEKI
- the cysS gene encoding cysteine--tRNA ligase, whose amino-acid sequence is MMDKLLIYNTLTRKKEVFEPLNPPHVGLYVCGPTVYGDPHLGHARPAITFDLLFRYLKHLGYKVRYVRNITDVGHLENDADEGEDKIAKKARLEELEPMEVVQHYTDRYHSAMKMLNVLPPSIEPRASGHVIEQIELVKKILANGYAYERNGSIYFDVVKYNKDHKYGILSGRNIEDLMANTRRLDGQDEKQNPFDFALWKKATPQHIMRWPSPWSDGFPGWHLECSAMSTKYLGEPFDIHGGGMDLLFPHHECEIAQSVAANGKQSVRYWMHNNMITINGQKMGKSLGNFITLEELFNGTHKLLEQAYSPMTIRFFILQAQYRSTLDFSNEALQAADKGLSRLMAANRNLDRVKPAANSTVKVDELKTRVYNALNDDLNSPVAIAALFDWVRIINQLAEGKESITENDLNELKTFFRTIIFDVLGLVDEQTAGSKHAELTGNLIEMLLNIRLEAKQRKDFATSDKIRDELAKLGVVVRDRKDGFDWEIE
- the leuS gene encoding leucine--tRNA ligase codes for the protein MDYNFKDIEQKWQDYWRKNKTYKVDIDKNKPKYYVLDMFPYPSGAGLHVGHPLGYIASDIYSRYKRLNGFNVLHPMGYDAFGLPAEQYAIQTGQHPAITTDKNIKRYREQLDKIGFSYDWDREFRTCDPKYYKWTQWAFIKMFKHWYNNKTQKAEPIENLIAEFERNGNLEVDAACSEVKKFTAAEWKAMSEKEQQEVLLAYRLAYLADVMVNWCPALGTVLANDEVKEGVSIRGGHPVEQRKMRQWCLRISAYAERLLNDLEELDWTDSLKEIQRNWIGKSEGAEVWFRVEGSERKILIFTTRPDTIYGATFMVLAPESELVDELTTPEYAEKMEQYRQEVKRKTERERMAEARKVTGQFTGSYAINPFTNERIPIWVSEYVLAGYGTGAIMAVPAHDSRDFAFAKTFGLPIIQTVIRPGEQPTNPDSWTESYDSKEGVVINSPLINGLEVKEAISKICEVIESRGLGKRKINYRLRDAIFSRQRYWGEPFPIYYKDGIPYPLDEDKLPLELPEVDAYLPTEKGEPPLGRAKNWHTPEGYPYELSTMPGFAGSSAYYLRYMDPHNDNALVSPEANQYWENVDLYIGGTEHAVGHLIYSRYWNKFLYDLGYVCKNEPFKKLINQGMIQGRSNFVYRIKGTNTFVSYNLKDNYDVTPIHVDVNIVSNDILDIDAFRKWRPEFENAEFILEDGKYVCGWAIEKMSKSMWNVVNPDTIVENYGADTLRIYEMFLGPIEQSKPWDTNGIDGVHKFLRKFWRLFHNSNNEFEVSNDEPSDKELKVLHKTIKKVTEDIEKFSFNTGVSAFMICVNELTDLKCNKRAILEPLTVLIAPYAPHIAEELWHQLGHENSVTVASWPEFNEKYIKESTFTCPISFNGKTRFTLELPINLKPNEVEELVLADENTKKYLGDKKPVKVIVVPNKIVNIVVK
- a CDS encoding four helix bundle protein, which produces MEKSDSKTKSFKDLVVWQKAHAFVLNIYQQVKIFPEDYQALVGDMLCESATAIATNIVGGYKKKDRDEKLLFLTTAQEALEECRYYITLATDLNLLDSFQAEELENNLNEVSYLLNSYARSIRRRKENEPRKDKEEDSSKD